One Ignavibacterium album JCM 16511 genomic region harbors:
- a CDS encoding YgfZ/GcvT domain-containing protein translates to MFDNTMIPNEILSYFESKGYNIDRNNGTAVIKSFSKPEDEIFSLYNGVGLRHLHSASIIELRGQDSADFLHRITTNGLKDFAKEQIRKTIFTTEKGRVIDVVSVLNFESHLILVGDLSNKLKVMSWINRYVISDDVKQSDANHRFNILEFSGPQADSFMTWVCGSAISDIPVDSFKVMNVEGILFFLAKMKDERGFKKFWALTDNSHTIRLLNYVLENTGPFDFSLIGEEAYNSFRIEQGIPAAPNEICDLFNPHELNLSDLIDTKKGCYIGQEVLARLETYDKVQKKLTGLTLESPVELHNETQLVDSENQNAGVITSFVNSIKLKKPIGLAVVKKNYLNGESTLFVVDGNSKIEAKITSLPFKK, encoded by the coding sequence ATGTTCGATAACACTATGATACCCAATGAAATACTTTCATATTTTGAGTCCAAAGGTTATAATATTGATCGTAATAACGGGACAGCAGTTATAAAAAGTTTTTCCAAACCGGAAGATGAAATTTTCAGTCTATATAACGGAGTTGGATTAAGACATTTGCATTCTGCTTCAATTATCGAATTAAGAGGACAGGATAGTGCAGACTTTCTTCACAGAATAACCACAAACGGACTTAAGGATTTTGCTAAAGAGCAGATAAGGAAAACTATTTTCACAACTGAAAAAGGTAGAGTAATTGATGTTGTTTCAGTTCTTAATTTTGAATCTCATTTAATACTTGTAGGAGATTTATCAAATAAATTAAAAGTAATGAGTTGGATAAATCGTTATGTTATTAGTGATGATGTAAAACAAAGCGATGCTAATCATCGTTTCAACATTCTCGAGTTTTCGGGTCCTCAGGCAGATTCATTTATGACCTGGGTTTGTGGCTCTGCAATTTCGGATATTCCTGTTGATTCATTTAAGGTCATGAATGTTGAAGGAATACTTTTCTTCCTTGCTAAAATGAAAGATGAAAGAGGATTTAAAAAATTCTGGGCTCTGACAGATAATTCTCATACAATCAGATTACTGAACTATGTTTTAGAAAATACAGGTCCGTTTGATTTCAGTTTGATTGGCGAAGAAGCCTATAACAGTTTCAGAATTGAACAGGGAATTCCTGCTGCACCAAATGAAATTTGTGATTTATTCAATCCACATGAACTAAATCTTTCTGATTTGATTGATACCAAAAAGGGTTGCTACATCGGACAGGAAGTATTGGCGCGTTTAGAGACTTATGATAAAGTCCAAAAGAAATTGACAGGATTAACTCTTGAATCGCCTGTTGAATTACACAATGAAACTCAACTTGTTGATTCAGAAAACCAAAATGCCGGAGTAATTACTTCTTTTGTTAACTCAATAAAATTAAAAAAGCCAATTGGGTTAGCAGTAGTTAAAAAGAATTATTTGAACGGAGAATCTACTCTTTTTGTTGTGGATGGAAATTCAAAAATTGAAGCGAAGATCACAAGTTTACCATTTAAGAAATAG
- a CDS encoding tetratricopeptide repeat protein gives MKFKPVYIYGILLIAVIAVIIIATNQREKKISAIEEIANKEMPQDDVHKNLGKENPQGQVKVNEEVKKKMEELKAAVDANPNDTSKVREYADFLLAAHKPDESIPYYEMILKKDPKRKDIRFSLTFIYYNKGELDRAEEETKKILEIDKNDSMAKYNLGAIEATRGNDEKAREIWNKLIQENPKSETAELARNALTMLK, from the coding sequence ATGAAATTCAAACCGGTTTATATCTATGGAATTCTTCTGATAGCTGTGATTGCTGTAATAATCATTGCGACAAATCAGAGAGAAAAAAAAATATCAGCTATTGAAGAAATTGCAAACAAGGAAATGCCTCAGGATGATGTTCATAAAAATCTTGGTAAAGAAAATCCTCAAGGACAAGTTAAAGTTAATGAAGAAGTAAAGAAAAAAATGGAAGAATTAAAAGCAGCTGTTGATGCAAATCCAAACGATACTTCTAAAGTTAGAGAATATGCAGATTTCTTATTAGCAGCTCATAAACCTGATGAATCAATTCCTTATTATGAAATGATTCTGAAAAAAGATCCTAAAAGAAAAGACATTCGTTTCTCTTTAACATTTATTTACTACAATAAAGGTGAGCTTGATAGAGCAGAGGAAGAAACAAAAAAAATATTAGAGATTGATAAAAATGATTCGATGGCAAAGTATAATCTTGGTGCGATTGAAGCCACAAGAGGTAATGATGAGAAAGCACGAGAAATCTGGAATAAACTAATTCAGGAAAACCCTAAATCCGAAACTGCAGAACTTGCCAGGAATGCACTAACAATGCTTAAGTAA
- a CDS encoding dipeptidase, which yields MKEVIDFIDSNYERYLDELKEFLRIPSISTLPEHSRDMQTAAEFVAAKLKDAGMNKVEIFQTEGHPLVYAEWLGAPGKPTVLIYGHYDVQPVDPIELWESPPFEPTIKGDNIYARGATDDKGQMFVHIKSVEAYFKTYGSLPLNVKFIIEGEEEIGSSNLTSFLKNNVELLKADAVLISDTSLYDVGVPTITYGLRGLAYMEVEVVGPNRDLHSGTYGGAVPNPINILAEMIAKLKDKDAKITITGFYKDVLKLTKEERQNFKALKFSEKEFARSIGIKKSVGEKGYSVLERIWARPTLDCNGIVGGFTGQGAKTVIPSKASAKISMRLVPNQDPKKIEKLFTKYIKQIAPDYVNVKVTSIHGGYPVLAPLDHKATKAAARAMSKAFGKKTIFMREGGSIPIVVDFANRLKACPVLMGLGLDSENLHSPNEHFNLNHFKLGIKSSAYFLDEFSRV from the coding sequence ATGAAAGAAGTTATTGATTTTATTGATTCGAATTATGAAAGATATCTTGATGAACTTAAAGAGTTCTTAAGAATTCCTTCAATAAGTACGCTTCCTGAACATAGCAGAGATATGCAAACTGCTGCTGAGTTTGTTGCTGCTAAATTAAAAGATGCTGGCATGAATAAAGTAGAGATTTTTCAAACTGAAGGGCATCCTCTCGTATATGCAGAATGGTTAGGTGCTCCCGGCAAACCGACAGTTTTAATTTATGGACATTATGATGTTCAGCCGGTTGATCCTATTGAGTTGTGGGAATCTCCCCCTTTTGAACCAACAATTAAAGGTGATAATATTTATGCTCGCGGTGCTACAGATGATAAAGGTCAGATGTTTGTTCACATTAAAAGCGTTGAAGCTTATTTTAAAACTTACGGCAGTCTCCCTCTTAATGTTAAATTCATAATCGAAGGTGAAGAGGAAATCGGAAGTTCAAACTTAACTTCTTTTCTTAAGAATAATGTTGAACTTCTGAAAGCTGATGCAGTTTTGATTTCGGATACTTCTTTGTATGATGTTGGCGTTCCTACAATAACTTACGGTTTGCGCGGACTTGCATATATGGAAGTTGAAGTAGTAGGTCCAAATCGTGACCTTCATTCAGGAACTTATGGCGGAGCTGTTCCAAATCCGATTAATATTCTTGCCGAAATGATTGCAAAGTTGAAAGATAAAGATGCTAAGATAACGATTACCGGTTTTTATAAAGATGTTCTGAAACTTACCAAAGAAGAAAGACAGAATTTTAAAGCACTTAAATTTTCTGAAAAAGAATTTGCAAGAAGTATTGGAATAAAGAAATCGGTTGGTGAAAAAGGTTACTCAGTACTCGAAAGAATCTGGGCTCGTCCAACTCTTGATTGCAATGGTATTGTTGGTGGATTTACTGGACAAGGTGCTAAAACTGTTATTCCATCAAAAGCGTCTGCTAAGATAAGTATGCGGCTTGTTCCGAATCAGGATCCGAAAAAGATTGAAAAACTTTTTACAAAGTATATTAAACAAATCGCTCCTGATTATGTTAATGTTAAAGTTACCTCAATTCACGGTGGTTATCCTGTGCTTGCACCACTCGATCATAAAGCCACAAAAGCTGCTGCAAGAGCAATGTCAAAAGCGTTTGGAAAGAAAACCATTTTTATGCGCGAAGGAGGTTCAATTCCAATTGTTGTAGATTTTGCAAACCGGTTGAAAGCTTGTCCCGTTCTTATGGGATTAGGTTTGGATAGCGAAAATCTACACTCACCAAATGAACATTTTAATCTTAATCACTTTAAACTTGGAATAAAAAGTTCGGCATATTTTCTTGATGAATTTTCAAGAGTATAA
- the dapF gene encoding diaminopimelate epimerase: protein MNEIYFYKLTGAGNDFVFIDKRQNPELHLSPLQIKKICDRRFGVGADGVIIIQDRENYNFEMLYFNADGSTGSLCANGARCAIWFAEKTNRLNNRKAKFISNSVEYSGEVISDELVRFNLNPPTKAKFNFRIKAADQLIKADFIDTGSPHIVIEISEILKDPKNPFSNYREISELPVYQLGKEIRYHKDFAPNGTNVNFYTIENDEIYIRTYERGVEDETLACGTGSVAVAISAFVNKKISLPISLITWGGETLIVNFEVENQKVSNVTLTGPAKIIFEGKISGNFFTNME, encoded by the coding sequence ATGAATGAAATTTATTTTTACAAATTAACAGGTGCAGGAAATGATTTTGTCTTTATTGATAAAAGACAAAATCCTGAGTTACATTTATCACCTTTACAAATTAAAAAAATATGCGACAGAAGATTTGGTGTTGGTGCCGATGGAGTGATCATTATTCAGGATAGAGAAAACTATAATTTTGAAATGTTATATTTTAATGCCGACGGCTCAACCGGAAGTTTGTGTGCAAACGGCGCAAGATGTGCAATCTGGTTTGCAGAAAAAACCAATCGTCTGAATAATCGAAAAGCTAAATTCATCTCAAACTCAGTTGAATATTCCGGTGAAGTAATTAGCGATGAATTGGTAAGGTTTAATCTTAATCCTCCGACTAAAGCAAAATTTAATTTTAGAATTAAAGCCGCTGATCAATTAATTAAAGCAGATTTTATTGATACCGGTTCGCCGCATATTGTTATAGAAATTTCTGAAATACTTAAAGATCCTAAAAATCCATTTTCAAATTATCGGGAAATTTCAGAATTACCTGTTTACCAACTCGGTAAAGAAATTAGGTATCATAAAGACTTTGCTCCTAATGGAACAAATGTAAATTTCTATACTATTGAAAATGATGAAATTTATATCCGTACTTATGAAAGAGGAGTTGAAGATGAGACTTTAGCTTGTGGAACTGGTTCGGTTGCAGTTGCCATATCTGCTTTTGTAAATAAAAAAATTTCTTTGCCAATTTCATTAATTACTTGGGGAGGCGAAACATTAATTGTAAATTTCGAAGTAGAAAATCAGAAAGTTAGTAATGTAACACTTACGGGACCTGCAAAGATTATCTTTGAAGGAAAAATTTCTGGTAATTTTTTCACTAATATGGAGTAA
- a CDS encoding cob(I)yrinic acid a,c-diamide adenosyltransferase, which produces MKIYTKTGDKGETSLFGGERVKKSNQRINAYGTIDELNSFIGLALTEVKSNEIRDLLIDLQNKLFVVGSDLATPDTEKNKKLNITRTEENFIKKAESDIDNFTEKLDELRNFILPGGSKGSAMLHVCRTICRRAEREVVALKELEKVNENIIIFLNRISDLFFVLSRYENKVSNQPDTVWNPR; this is translated from the coding sequence ATGAAAATTTATACAAAAACAGGCGACAAAGGTGAAACAAGTCTTTTTGGAGGAGAAAGAGTTAAAAAGAGTAATCAACGTATTAATGCTTATGGCACTATAGATGAATTAAACTCTTTTATTGGTTTGGCTCTCACTGAAGTAAAAAGCAATGAAATCAGAGATTTACTAATAGATTTACAAAATAAATTATTCGTTGTTGGTTCTGATTTAGCAACTCCCGATACAGAAAAAAATAAAAAGCTGAACATTACCCGGACAGAAGAAAATTTTATTAAAAAAGCTGAATCAGATATCGATAATTTTACAGAAAAACTTGACGAATTAAGGAACTTCATTCTTCCCGGTGGGTCTAAAGGTTCAGCAATGCTTCATGTTTGCAGAACAATTTGCCGCAGAGCTGAAAGGGAAGTTGTTGCACTGAAGGAACTTGAAAAGGTTAATGAAAATATCATCATATTTCTCAACAGAATTTCTGATTTATTTTTTGTTCTTTCTCGTTATGAAAATAAAGTCTCCAATCAACCTGATACCGTTTGGAATCCTCGGTAA
- a CDS encoding NAD(P)-binding domain-containing protein, whose amino-acid sequence MEQFIENLIAYALVFSLAIVIIFIYLRKNKRQSYQNYAKLRRAKETGLHEPVSLHPVVNPDICIGSGACIKACPEKDILGLLNGKATTINASRCVGHGACFHACPVQAITLCIGTEKRGVELPHISKEFETNIPGVYIAGELGGMGLIKNAVEQGKQAVEFFARKLKRSPKAKYDIIIVGAGPAGISASLTAAKNNLKFLTLEQDTIGGTVMSFPRSKIVMTSPMDLPLWGKVKLFQTNKSELIDLWRNVLEKNKIKINEEEKVERIEKIDDYFIVTTNHDQYTSNGVLLAIGRRGSPRKLGVPGENKGKVYYRLLEPELIHNQNILVVGGGDSAVESAMLLADESNKVTLSYRGENFSRIKPLNYERIHQYIKKKKVTVIFNSVVKEIFDNEVELLVGAEQNLMKLKNDLVYVFAGGILPITFLESIGIKITKKFGEAILKHD is encoded by the coding sequence ATGGAACAATTTATAGAAAATCTGATAGCTTATGCTTTAGTATTTTCTCTTGCAATTGTCATCATCTTCATCTACTTGCGGAAAAACAAACGACAATCTTACCAAAACTACGCAAAGCTTAGGAGAGCAAAAGAAACCGGTTTACACGAGCCGGTTTCACTTCATCCTGTTGTAAATCCTGATATTTGTATCGGAAGTGGAGCTTGCATTAAAGCTTGTCCTGAAAAAGATATTCTTGGATTGCTTAATGGCAAAGCAACTACCATTAACGCTTCGAGATGTGTTGGTCACGGAGCTTGTTTTCATGCTTGTCCTGTTCAGGCAATTACACTTTGCATCGGAACCGAAAAAAGAGGAGTTGAATTACCTCACATCTCAAAGGAATTTGAAACCAATATACCTGGAGTTTACATTGCAGGCGAGCTTGGCGGAATGGGTTTAATTAAAAATGCAGTTGAACAAGGTAAGCAGGCAGTTGAATTCTTTGCCCGAAAGTTGAAACGGTCTCCAAAAGCTAAATATGATATTATAATTGTTGGTGCTGGTCCTGCCGGCATTTCTGCTTCTCTTACTGCTGCGAAGAATAACCTAAAATTTTTAACTCTTGAACAAGATACAATTGGCGGTACGGTAATGAGTTTTCCAAGATCAAAAATTGTAATGACTTCTCCAATGGATTTACCGCTTTGGGGAAAAGTCAAATTATTTCAGACAAACAAAAGTGAATTGATTGATTTATGGCGCAATGTACTTGAGAAAAATAAAATTAAAATTAACGAAGAGGAAAAGGTTGAACGAATTGAAAAAATAGATGATTATTTTATAGTTACTACAAATCACGACCAATACACATCAAATGGTGTTTTGTTGGCAATTGGAAGAAGAGGAAGCCCAAGAAAGCTTGGTGTGCCTGGAGAAAACAAAGGCAAAGTTTATTACAGGTTGCTTGAACCTGAATTAATTCATAATCAGAATATACTTGTTGTAGGTGGTGGAGATTCTGCAGTTGAGTCAGCAATGCTTTTAGCTGATGAATCGAACAAAGTTACACTTTCATATCGAGGAGAAAATTTTTCCAGAATAAAACCACTTAATTATGAAAGAATTCATCAGTACATCAAGAAGAAAAAAGTTACTGTGATTTTTAATTCAGTTGTGAAGGAAATTTTTGATAACGAGGTTGAATTATTAGTAGGAGCTGAACAGAATCTAATGAAGTTGAAGAATGATCTTGTTTATGTTTTTGCTGGAGGAATACTGCCAATCACTTTTCTGGAAAGTATCGGAATAAAGATTACCAAAAAATTTGGTGAGGCGATTCTGAAACATGATTAA
- a CDS encoding cytochrome C: MIKSQISKIIFLLIVLSLEISAQISPGELTSFHANLEGLSNCTKCHELGKQVLNSKCLDCHTEIKFLISNNRGYHSSGEVKSKDCWYCHSEHHGRNFRIINFHKDNFNHSKTGFSLTGSHEKIDCEKCHQSKFISDPKIRKRKNTYLGLNTNCISCHEDFHKGSLGTDCASCHNTEKFNDVKKFDHNKTQFKLTGSHESVECAKCHPSENKNGIKQIKLKGLSFSNCTPCHSDVHKGAFGKDCKSCHITKSFKIINQSAFDHSRTRFPLIGKHNSVKCNDCHKGSIKNKPLFAKCIDCHQDFHKGEFAKNSIATDCKSCHNEMGFSPSLYTIEQHNQLKFKLDGAHLAIPCFGCHKKDGEWKFRITKFDCQNCHQNVHGNELTEKFLPGNNCQNCHNTSSWRTISFNHSGTGIELIGKHSKIECRDCHYKIEVDNKRKFKFVSLKNECTECHKDIHFGQFEVNGKSDCLKCHSFENWKPDKFSHNNTRFSLEGAHSKLKCSQCHPYEKRNGNIFIKYKLDDFKCAFCHSQRL, from the coding sequence ATGATTAAATCGCAAATATCCAAAATTATTTTTTTGCTGATAGTTTTGTCATTGGAAATTTCAGCACAAATCTCACCCGGTGAACTTACTTCGTTTCATGCTAACCTTGAAGGATTAAGCAATTGCACAAAATGTCACGAACTTGGTAAACAGGTACTTAACTCAAAATGCCTTGATTGTCATACAGAAATTAAATTTTTAATCTCAAATAACAGAGGATATCACTCTTCCGGCGAAGTTAAATCAAAAGATTGCTGGTATTGCCATAGTGAACATCACGGGAGAAATTTCAGAATAATAAATTTTCATAAAGATAATTTTAATCATTCAAAAACAGGGTTTTCTTTAACTGGTTCTCATGAAAAAATTGATTGTGAAAAATGTCATCAATCAAAATTTATTTCTGATCCCAAAATCAGGAAAAGGAAAAATACTTATCTCGGACTTAATACAAATTGCATTTCCTGTCACGAAGATTTTCACAAAGGCAGTCTCGGAACAGATTGTGCAAGCTGTCATAACACAGAAAAGTTCAATGATGTTAAAAAATTTGATCACAATAAAACTCAGTTTAAACTCACCGGTTCTCATGAATCTGTTGAATGTGCAAAGTGTCATCCCTCCGAAAACAAAAACGGAATTAAACAAATAAAATTAAAAGGATTAAGTTTTTCTAATTGCACTCCGTGTCATAGTGATGTACATAAAGGAGCATTCGGAAAAGATTGTAAATCTTGTCATATCACTAAATCATTTAAGATAATTAATCAAAGTGCATTTGATCACTCAAGAACAAGATTTCCACTGATTGGAAAACACAATTCAGTGAAGTGTAATGATTGTCATAAGGGTTCAATTAAGAATAAACCTTTGTTTGCAAAGTGTATTGATTGTCATCAGGACTTTCACAAAGGCGAGTTTGCAAAAAACAGCATTGCAACTGATTGCAAATCCTGTCATAATGAAATGGGTTTCAGTCCGTCACTATATACTATTGAACAACACAATCAATTAAAATTTAAGTTAGATGGCGCTCATCTGGCTATTCCTTGTTTTGGTTGCCATAAGAAAGACGGTGAATGGAAATTCAGGATTACCAAATTTGACTGTCAAAATTGTCACCAAAATGTTCACGGAAATGAATTAACAGAGAAGTTTTTACCAGGAAATAATTGCCAAAATTGTCACAATACTTCATCCTGGAGAACTATTTCCTTCAATCATTCGGGAACAGGAATTGAATTGATTGGAAAGCACTCTAAAATTGAATGTCGGGATTGTCATTATAAAATTGAAGTTGATAATAAGAGAAAATTCAAATTTGTTTCATTGAAGAATGAATGTACTGAGTGTCATAAGGATATTCACTTCGGACAGTTTGAAGTAAATGGTAAGTCAGATTGTTTAAAGTGTCATTCATTTGAAAATTGGAAGCCGGATAAGTTTAGTCATAACAACACACGATTTTCATTGGAAGGCGCACACAGTAAACTTAAATGTTCGCAGTGTCATCCTTATGAAAAAAGAAACGGAAATATTTTTATAAAATATAAATTGGATGATTTCAAATGCGCATTTTGTCATTCACAACGGTTATAG
- a CDS encoding LptF/LptG family permease yields the protein MILYRYILRNHFIPFIFSLITLICIFLLQFLMKFADRMVGKGLDGWIITKLIVFNLSWMVVLVVPMATLVATLMAFGNMSQNNEVTIMKSSGVSLYKMMLAPIVASLVLSYLLYLFNNEVLPDANHEAKNLMSDISRTKPTLSLEPGFFSQEVPNYAILARRIDQQTNILYDLTIYDYSNALQINVVTAKKGKIFFSANQTKLIMALEDGEIHESNVENTTMYRKLRFEKHKIAMNADLFSFQQSGPTSRGERELSVEDMKYITDSLYKIQASNYKSLNNEVEKYLLFKNKFPFKASPVQTQSKDVERIKNLDRAKTALNVVLSAYRRVEWTQREIEKYEVEIYKKYAIPAACFVFILIGAPLGIMVRKGGFGVAASISLFFFLLYWAFLIGGEKLSERGIISPFMGMWSANILLFIAGTILTIQTNLETKTISFEAMKKLAPKSFLQKAENDENQDS from the coding sequence ATGATTTTGTACAGATATATACTTCGTAATCACTTTATTCCCTTCATTTTCTCATTGATCACTTTGATTTGCATTTTTCTTCTTCAGTTTCTGATGAAATTTGCTGACAGAATGGTCGGGAAAGGATTAGACGGCTGGATAATTACAAAACTTATTGTGTTTAATCTGAGTTGGATGGTTGTGCTTGTGGTGCCAATGGCTACTCTTGTTGCAACTTTAATGGCTTTCGGAAATATGAGTCAGAATAATGAAGTAACTATCATGAAGTCATCAGGTGTTAGTTTGTACAAAATGATGCTTGCACCAATTGTTGCGTCTCTGGTTTTATCATATCTCTTATATTTGTTCAACAACGAAGTTCTTCCTGATGCAAATCACGAAGCAAAAAATTTAATGAGTGACATTTCTCGAACAAAACCAACTCTGTCACTTGAACCGGGTTTTTTTTCGCAGGAAGTTCCAAACTATGCAATTCTTGCCCGTCGGATTGATCAACAAACAAATATTCTCTATGATCTTACGATTTACGATTATTCAAACGCTTTACAAATTAATGTTGTAACTGCTAAAAAAGGAAAAATTTTTTTCTCAGCTAATCAAACAAAGCTTATTATGGCTTTGGAAGATGGAGAAATTCACGAATCTAATGTTGAGAATACAACAATGTATCGCAAGCTTAGATTTGAGAAACATAAAATTGCTATGAATGCTGATTTGTTTTCATTTCAGCAGTCGGGACCAACTTCGAGAGGAGAGCGTGAATTAAGTGTTGAGGATATGAAATACATTACTGATAGTCTTTATAAAATTCAGGCATCCAATTATAAATCACTAAACAACGAAGTTGAAAAGTATCTGTTGTTCAAAAATAAATTTCCATTCAAAGCATCACCTGTTCAGACTCAAAGTAAAGATGTTGAGAGAATAAAAAACCTGGACAGAGCAAAAACTGCTTTGAATGTTGTGCTTTCAGCTTATCGAAGAGTTGAATGGACACAACGAGAGATTGAGAAATATGAAGTTGAGATTTATAAAAAATATGCTATTCCGGCTGCTTGTTTTGTATTCATTCTAATTGGTGCGCCGCTTGGAATAATGGTTAGAAAAGGGGGCTTTGGTGTTGCAGCAAGTATCAGTTTGTTTTTCTTCTTGCTTTACTGGGCATTTCTTATCGGTGGAGAAAAACTTTCGGAACGCGGAATTATTTCTCCTTTTATGGGAATGTGGTCTGCTAATATTTTACTTTTCATTGCAGGTACAATACTAACGATTCAGACTAATCTAGAAACAAAAACCATTTCTTTTGAAGCTATGAAAAAGCTTGCCCCAAAATCTTTCCTGCAGAAAGCCGAGAACGATGAAAATCAAGATTCTTGA
- a CDS encoding DUF2752 domain-containing protein has translation MKNYLPNIKSFINTVKSLINSFYKLVGLEGIVWISALIYLATFSNYNQNHFTICPLSNLGIENCPGCGLGRSVSMVLHGQFLHSFDFHLLGIPALIIILFRIFQLIRNNFNFYFKPINKGVNHG, from the coding sequence ATGAAAAATTATTTGCCAAATATTAAATCATTCATAAACACGGTTAAGAGTTTAATAAATTCATTTTATAAACTTGTTGGTCTTGAGGGAATCGTTTGGATATCAGCTTTAATTTATCTCGCCACTTTTTCAAACTATAATCAGAATCATTTTACTATTTGTCCACTTTCCAATTTAGGAATTGAGAATTGTCCTGGTTGTGGTTTGGGCAGGTCTGTCTCTATGGTTTTGCACGGACAGTTTCTCCATTCATTTGATTTTCACTTGCTTGGCATTCCTGCACTGATAATTATTTTATTCAGAATTTTCCAATTGATAAGAAATAACTTTAATTTCTATTTCAAACCAATAAATAAAGGAGTGAACCATGGCTAA
- a CDS encoding TM2 domain-containing protein, with amino-acid sequence MANVFQLMPNLEPEELAYIQELIKDFDDHKAQQFAMTYMSRRKDPTNILIFALIGFVGVAGIHRFVLGQVGMGILYLLTGGLCLIGTIVDLVNHKKLALEFNIKTAQQVSMLIKQYS; translated from the coding sequence ATGGCTAATGTATTTCAACTTATGCCTAATCTCGAACCTGAAGAATTAGCTTATATTCAGGAGTTGATAAAGGATTTCGATGATCATAAAGCTCAGCAGTTTGCAATGACTTATATGTCGAGAAGAAAAGACCCTACCAATATTTTGATTTTCGCTCTGATAGGATTTGTAGGAGTTGCCGGAATTCACAGATTTGTTCTTGGTCAGGTGGGAATGGGAATTCTTTATCTTCTGACAGGCGGCTTGTGTCTGATAGGAACTATAGTCGATTTGGTCAATCACAAAAAGCTTGCTCTGGAATTTAATATAAAAACTGCTCAACAAGTTTCTATGCTGATAAAGCAATATTCATAA